A window from Sphingobacteriales bacterium encodes these proteins:
- a CDS encoding PKD domain-containing protein yields the protein MKKLFLLFVAILGIITINSCKKDEPKPKPTADFAYTGGGCTAPCAVLFENKSKDASSYSWDFGDGTTSSDPNPTKTYNVGGTYTVSLTANGEGGTSQTSKQVLIQQSTQSQLPTANFTFTGAGTAPSNVSFTNTSTNATSYSWDFGDGTSSTAVNPNKTYTTGGSFSVILTATNAAGNNQISKIVNIAAPPTKVKITKVTITNMPFVDGNGSSWDFSSGPDVFFNIIDQASNVLVNGTSSRINDVTSSMLPISWNFTTPFEITDFNVSRFIDVWDYDTPDADDNIGYVGFVMNNYTSGSNPYPTSVTKTQNGITVKLDLVWQ from the coding sequence ATGAAAAAATTATTCTTATTATTCGTTGCCATACTTGGCATCATTACAATTAATTCCTGCAAAAAGGATGAACCAAAACCCAAACCAACAGCAGATTTTGCATACACTGGTGGTGGCTGTACAGCTCCTTGTGCAGTACTATTTGAAAACAAATCTAAAGACGCATCAAGTTATAGTTGGGACTTTGGAGATGGCACAACTTCATCTGACCCAAATCCAACAAAAACATATAATGTTGGTGGAACTTATACTGTTTCATTAACAGCCAATGGTGAAGGTGGAACAAGTCAAACTTCTAAGCAAGTGTTAATTCAACAATCAACACAATCACAATTGCCAACTGCTAATTTTACTTTTACTGGTGCAGGAACAGCACCTTCAAATGTTAGCTTTACCAATACTTCTACTAATGCGACAAGCTATAGTTGGGATTTTGGAGACGGAACTTCATCAACTGCTGTAAATCCCAATAAAACATACACAACAGGCGGTTCATTTTCAGTTATTCTGACAGCAACAAACGCAGCTGGAAATAATCAAATTTCAAAAATTGTAAATATTGCAGCACCTCCAACTAAAGTTAAAATCACTAAGGTGACAATTACAAATATGCCTTTTGTTGATGGCAATGGTTCGAGTTGGGACTTTTCAAGCGGACCTGATGTGTTCTTTAATATTATTGACCAAGCTAGTAATGTGTTGGTAAACGGAACATCTTCCAGGATTAATGATGTTACTTCTTCTATGCTTCCTATAAGTTGGAACTTTACAACTCCATTTGAAATTACGGACTTTAATGTTTCGAGATTTATTGATGTTTGGGATTATGATACTCCAGACGCAGATGACAATATTGGATATGTTGGTTTTGTAATGAACAATTATACAAGTGGTAGTAACCCATACCCAACAAGTGTGACAAAAACCCAAAACGGAATTACTGTAAAACTAGACCTCGTTTGGCAATAA